The DNA segment CGGATCGGTATCGGGGAAAAATTCATTTTTAGTATTATGATCAATCACTATCACCGAAGCGGAATCTTTAACTTCTTCTTCGCTAAACACACGTCCGCTTTTTATCTTATGTCCCAACACTTCAAGGCTTTGCGATCCGCCGCCGCGTAAAGTGGCCGAAGCCGATTTGTTTGCAAAAGTAAGCGTCCCTATGGTCGTAGAGTTCGGAGTAACGCTGTCGAGGTAGTCTTGACGAGAGAGCATCACGGCATCGCTTATACTCAGCGTCTTAATCCTACCTGCACGCATATCCCCAAACCCTTTGCCCGGATATATATCGATCGTATTCGTGCCGATACCGCGAATGCTGGAGAGGATTTGCCGCTGCGAACCGTTGCCCAGCGCGACTACGCTGATAACGGATGTTATGCCTATGATGATACCAAGCATCGTTAAAAGCGAACGCAACTTATGGCTAAATATCGCATTGACGGACATCTTAAAGCTTTCTATAAACTGATCCTTATAAAAACTCAACCAATTTTTTTGCTTTGGTTTTTTTAGATCGATATCGTAAATTTCATCTTTTTTGACGCTGTCTTTTAAAATTTTACCGTCTTTTATCTCTATGATGCGATGAGCGTAAGAAGCAATATTTTGATCGTGGGTTACGATTATGATAGTGTGCCCCTCTTTATGCAAATTCGTTAAAATCTCCATCACCATCATTCCGCTTTGACTGTCAAGCGCACCGGTAGGCTCATCGGCTAAAATGATCTCGCCGCCGTTTATGAGCGCTCTTGCGATACTGACGCGCTGCTGCTGACCGCCGCTAAGTTTGTTCGGCAAACTCTCAAGCTTATCGCCGAGTCCGAGCCCTTTTAAAATTTCACTCGCCCGCTCTTCGCGTTCTTTTTTGGAAACGCCGGCATAAACGCTTGGCAAGGAAACGTTTTGTAGCGTGTTTAACGTGCTTAAAAGATTATATCTTTGAAAAATAAAGCCGAATTTATTGCGCCTAAGCCTCGCTAGCTCATCGCCGCTTAGATTTGATATGTTGTTGCCTTCAAGCAAATATTCGCCGCAACTTGGATTGTCAAGACAGCCAAGGATGTTCATAAGAGTGGATTTGCCCGAACCCGATTGCCCGATAATGGCTATAAACTCACCCTTTCTTATGGTTAAATCAATATCTTTAAGCGCGTCAAAGACGGTATCGCCCAGCCTAAATTGTTTGCCTAAATTCTTAAGTTCTATCACATACATACTCCGCAAAGCTACATTCGGTAAATCGGAGCGCTTACCATATCGCTTAGTTCAGCGGCAGTGCTCTTTGAGGTTACGACATCCTCGCCCTCTTCTACACCGCTTTTTATCTGAGTTCTTAAACTATCCACCAGCCCGATTTGCACTTCACGCCTTTGCACGCTCTTGTCGCTTTTTAATACATAAACAACGTGCTTTCCGTTTTCTTTTTTTATCGCCATACTCGGCACGATCACGGCGTCTTTCACGCTTTCAAGGTGAATGGTATTTTGCGTGGTCATACCGATACGTAAAATTCCTTCGCTATTATCGACTATAGCTTTTGCATAGTAATAAATCGCCGACGAACTCGAACTCGACGATCCGGAAGAGGAGTTAGCGGTAGTAGAATAATTACCGTTGCTTAAAGTAGTTAGTCCCGGATCAACGGAGCTGATGACTGTTTTAAATTTGCGGTCCGGTTCGGAAAGGATCGAATACTCCACTACCGAGCCGACTTTGATCTTCGTAATATCTCCTTCGGCTATCTCCATTTTGAGCTGAACCTTGGAGAGATCGGCGATATTTACTATAGTCGGCGCAGTTTGGTTTGAATTAACCGTTTGCCCCTCTTCGACGCGCACCGAAACGATCACGCCGTCTTTTGGCGCAACGATTTTCGTATATCCCAGATCTATCTGAGCGGTGCTGAGCGAAATTTTGGCTTGGATTATTTGAGCCTGTATCTCTTTTAACGAAGCTTCATTTATCGCGAGGGTATTTTTTGCATTTTCAAAATCTTCTTTAGATGTCGCATTTTTAGCATACAGCTCTTTTTCTCGGTCAAATTTGTTTCGAGCAATCTCAAGCGCGACTCGAGCGCTGTTTAGTTTGGCTTCATAAATCCCAAGCTGGGCTTTTTTGGTATCGACGTTATTTTGCTGGGTGGAACCGTCGATCTCGGCTATCATATCTCCGGCTTTGACCACATCGCCCAATTTTACGTAAAGCTTCTTAATCTGCCCGGAAACTTGCGCGCCCACGTCGATTAGCTCCGTGGCGTAGATTTCGCCGTTACTTTCGATACTTTTTATAAGTTCGCCGCGAACGGCTTTTGAAGTGATAAACTGATCTACCTGCGGGACGTTAAAATTCTTATCGTAAAAGTAGTAGCCCCCGCCCACGACAAGAGCTAAAAATAGGACAAATTTGATAAATTTTTTCATTTTTTTCCGCTTTTTTAAATTTAAATGCGGGATTATATACAAAAAGGCGTTAAGGGAAAGTTAAATATTCCCGCTAAATTTTATTATTCTTTAATATTAGCCGCCGTATAATCGTATCTTTAAAATCTAAAATTTGGATTACGCAAAAATGTTCACGCAATTATTATCCATTTTTATCATTATCGCTTCGGGCTACGGGGCGAAAAAATTTAAGGTCTTCGAGCAAAAAAACGCCTCGGTTTTTATAAACTACGCGCTTTGCTTCGCGCTTCCGGCGCTTATCTTCGACAAAATTTATCACGTAAATATCGACACCACGCTTATTAACGTCATTGCCACGGGCTTTGCCTGCTCTATGCTCGGCGCTGCGGCGATATTTTTCGCGTGCAGATTTTTAAAATTTAACAAAGCCACGACCGTAAGCGCCGTATTGCTGGGGATGTTTGGCAATACGATCTTTATGGGTATGCCCATCATCCAAGGCTTTTTCGGCGAGAGCGCGATGAACGAAGTTATCTTTTACGATCAGCTAGCCACCTCGATTCCGATTAGCATTTTCGGACCTTTTGTCCTGGCCTTGGGCGCTCCGGCAAAGGTTTCGCTAGTTCAAAACGTGATGAAAGTGGTTAAATTTCCGCCGTTCGTCGCGCTGATTTTAGGCTTTTTGCTTCGCGGAGTTCCGCTTCCAAACGTCATCTTCGATGCGTTAAATCTTTTCGCGCAAAGCGTCGTTCCCGTCGCGCTTTTTGCGATCGGCATAGGGCTTGGCTTTCGTAGTATCAAAAGCTGCTACAAATCTACCGCCGTCGTTATTGCGGGCAAGATGCTCGTGGCGCCTTTTATCTTCATACTGATTACGATAATTTTCGGAGTAGATTTCGGTCAAATTTGGATGATCGGCATCTTGCAGTGCGCGATGCCGCCGATGGTGCTGGCAAGCGCGATGATAATGAAAGCCGAGCTTGATAGCCAGCTGGCAGTCGCCGCTGTGGCCGTCGGAGTGGCGTTTAGTTTTATTAGCTTGCCGTTTTTGTCGTATATTTTTAGCTTTATGGCTTAAATTTCACGCTCGTTTCACATTTCTTGGCTAAACTTCCATCATAAATTTTCCTAAAGGAGATGCTATGAAAAAGTTAGCTTTGGTTGCGCTTAGCGCGTTGTTCGTTACAGGTTCTATCTTTGCCGCCGAGATGAAAGGCGATATGATGGAGAAAAAAGATACCATGATGGAAAAGAAGGACGCCATGATGGAGAAAAAAGACGATATGATGATAAAAAAGGACGAAATGAAGGGCGATATGAAAGAGATGAAAGACGATATGGGTAAAAAGAAAGACGATATGAAAGATATGAAAAAGGATAAGATGTAATGACTAAAATTTTGCTCGTAGAAGACGACGAGACCCTAAGCGAGCTGATCGGCGAATACCTAAGCGAACAAGGCTACGACGTAACCGTTCGCGCCGACGCAAAGCAGGCTCTTGACGTCGCATATGAGCGAAATTTCGACATCCTGATATTTGATGTTAAGCTGCCTAAGGGCGACGGTTTCTCCCTTTTAGCCGAACTTAG comes from the Campylobacter rectus genome and includes:
- a CDS encoding MacB family efflux pump subunit produces the protein MIELKNLGKQFRLGDTVFDALKDIDLTIRKGEFIAIIGQSGSGKSTLMNILGCLDNPSCGEYLLEGNNISNLSGDELARLRRNKFGFIFQRYNLLSTLNTLQNVSLPSVYAGVSKKEREERASEILKGLGLGDKLESLPNKLSGGQQQRVSIARALINGGEIILADEPTGALDSQSGMMVMEILTNLHKEGHTIIIVTHDQNIASYAHRIIEIKDGKILKDSVKKDEIYDIDLKKPKQKNWLSFYKDQFIESFKMSVNAIFSHKLRSLLTMLGIIIGITSVISVVALGNGSQRQILSSIRGIGTNTIDIYPGKGFGDMRAGRIKTLSISDAVMLSRQDYLDSVTPNSTTIGTLTFANKSASATLRGGGSQSLEVLGHKIKSGRVFSEEEVKDSASVIVIDHNTKNEFFPDTDPLDKTILFNKRPFKIIGVLAKNDLMDTSMLRTYTTYTAVINKITGDRHITSITAKVKDEVNAQIAERSLTEILTLKHGARDFFTRNSDSIKKTVEETTQTMTLLISCVALISLVVGGIGVMNIMLVSVTERTKEIGIRMAIGARQSNILQQFLIEAVLLCVMGGIIGVGLSFVIGSVFDKFVQGFEMVFSNASIAVALLTSSFIGIAFGYMPARSASKLNPIDALSRE
- a CDS encoding efflux RND transporter periplasmic adaptor subunit; this encodes MKKFIKFVLFLALVVGGGYYFYDKNFNVPQVDQFITSKAVRGELIKSIESNGEIYATELIDVGAQVSGQIKKLYVKLGDVVKAGDMIAEIDGSTQQNNVDTKKAQLGIYEAKLNSARVALEIARNKFDREKELYAKNATSKEDFENAKNTLAINEASLKEIQAQIIQAKISLSTAQIDLGYTKIVAPKDGVIVSVRVEEGQTVNSNQTAPTIVNIADLSKVQLKMEIAEGDITKIKVGSVVEYSILSEPDRKFKTVISSVDPGLTTLSNGNYSTTANSSSGSSSSSSSAIYYYAKAIVDNSEGILRIGMTTQNTIHLESVKDAVIVPSMAIKKENGKHVVYVLKSDKSVQRREVQIGLVDSLRTQIKSGVEEGEDVVTSKSTAAELSDMVSAPIYRM
- a CDS encoding AEC family transporter is translated as MFTQLLSIFIIIASGYGAKKFKVFEQKNASVFINYALCFALPALIFDKIYHVNIDTTLINVIATGFACSMLGAAAIFFACRFLKFNKATTVSAVLLGMFGNTIFMGMPIIQGFFGESAMNEVIFYDQLATSIPISIFGPFVLALGAPAKVSLVQNVMKVVKFPPFVALILGFLLRGVPLPNVIFDALNLFAQSVVPVALFAIGIGLGFRSIKSCYKSTAVVIAGKMLVAPFIFILITIIFGVDFGQIWMIGILQCAMPPMVLASAMIMKAELDSQLAVAAVAVGVAFSFISLPFLSYIFSFMA